Proteins from one Gimesia maris genomic window:
- a CDS encoding WD40 repeat domain-containing serine/threonine protein kinase, whose amino-acid sequence MYRFVMGELDEPSSQVLSDHVEQCSQCNDIITMEDQVLLAWLRRGLKSPPPADDPEILRAIQIAKRAGIKQQQKDTPSLMGVPEEMRDYQILEQIGAGGMGIVYRALHRRLKREVVIKVLNKKMSDDPSAVLRFEREMEAIGSLNHAHIVAAHDAGEVEGTHYLVMEYVDGVNVSQLSKRLKQLSVADACEIVRQTAEALEFAHKQALIHRDIKPANLMITQQGVVKVLDLGLARLLNQDKQEAELTTTGQIMGTVEYMAPEQAESMMDVDYRADIYSLGVTLYKLLAGTSPYRFEEQEPVWKRLQKITSQPTIPLTEIRADLPAPLVELVSRMLERTPENRPASMAEIADSLEPYCEGSHLEQLISADASEYADLHNTSQTILESSLNGTRFAPDSRPEKKTVLEPASDDNRGDNQKRTLLASLGGLGLIAVLSVIIFLQSASGSVEIRLADGVSDDIQINVLQAGQVIKVADQKSGWKIELSTGEYQLQLNGSSDRIQLDKHQIRVLRGQSEVVSITRKPETTLARQEPGQPSVLKKEQPDLTADFKWPAKTKTSKIQGILNEPAVFPEIPDWQIPLTGVHKQARFSPDGKYYLSSDGNNSPILTLTQVATGEELQTHQSIRFNKWTADSWYSWSPDSRSYCLVTNQGVTISSIDPTRKAVQIPINIPLEGRISSLAWRPDGRDIAVALYHENHRSQIRLYHPDGTPGDVLIDQKLMRTGQPQPAYWKLAWSPDSHNLIACSTGKNAVLHIDTQTNQIEPWLQDHPFSIHQAVWSPDGKSIAFSDDKQILLASPQGDIQKRHTLANLWAHELLWSPDSESLLVLSNSSYLIPLKGKPVPFRKAESNLRDYLLAATPGRDGQRILALDNLLELQWYDFTTGEAQAVVEPPSATVPVWDSRGDLPVQNMVWNRRGTQLATFSRYNTTSRRSHIQLWNADGTGAETVSIPGSAARVDFDPRGDLLTIGTIEGRLFSVVRSTRSTSCRNPG is encoded by the coding sequence ATGTACCGTTTTGTGATGGGGGAACTGGATGAACCATCTTCACAGGTTCTCTCCGACCACGTGGAACAGTGTTCTCAATGCAATGACATTATTACCATGGAAGATCAGGTCCTGCTGGCCTGGTTACGTCGCGGCCTGAAATCTCCCCCGCCTGCAGACGACCCGGAAATTCTAAGAGCAATCCAGATTGCAAAACGGGCAGGTATAAAACAGCAACAGAAGGACACTCCCTCGTTGATGGGGGTACCAGAGGAGATGCGAGACTACCAGATCCTCGAACAGATCGGGGCCGGTGGCATGGGCATTGTCTACCGTGCGCTGCACAGAAGACTGAAACGCGAAGTCGTCATCAAAGTACTCAACAAGAAAATGTCTGACGATCCGTCCGCCGTCTTACGGTTTGAACGCGAGATGGAGGCCATCGGTAGCCTGAATCATGCCCACATCGTCGCAGCGCATGACGCTGGCGAAGTCGAAGGCACTCATTACCTTGTGATGGAGTACGTGGATGGCGTCAACGTCAGTCAGTTATCCAAACGACTCAAACAGTTATCTGTCGCGGATGCCTGTGAAATTGTCCGGCAGACGGCAGAGGCACTGGAGTTTGCCCACAAGCAGGCTTTGATCCACCGGGATATCAAACCCGCCAACCTGATGATTACGCAGCAGGGAGTCGTTAAAGTGCTCGACCTGGGGCTGGCACGACTGTTGAATCAGGACAAGCAGGAAGCGGAATTAACCACCACAGGCCAGATCATGGGAACCGTGGAATACATGGCCCCCGAACAGGCGGAGTCCATGATGGATGTCGACTACCGGGCCGACATCTACAGCCTGGGAGTCACGCTGTATAAACTGCTCGCCGGAACATCTCCGTATCGATTTGAAGAACAGGAACCTGTCTGGAAACGTCTGCAAAAAATCACGTCCCAACCGACTATCCCCCTCACCGAGATTCGCGCGGACCTGCCTGCACCACTTGTAGAACTGGTTTCCCGAATGCTGGAGCGAACACCGGAAAACCGCCCGGCTTCCATGGCTGAAATCGCAGACAGCCTGGAACCGTACTGCGAGGGAAGTCATCTGGAACAATTGATTTCAGCCGACGCCAGTGAATACGCCGACCTGCACAATACGTCTCAGACGATCCTGGAAAGCTCGCTGAATGGAACCCGGTTTGCGCCAGACTCCCGACCGGAAAAAAAAACCGTTCTCGAACCCGCTTCTGACGACAATCGTGGAGACAATCAAAAACGAACTCTGCTGGCTTCGCTGGGAGGCTTGGGACTGATCGCAGTCCTGTCCGTAATTATTTTCCTGCAGTCTGCATCCGGCTCTGTGGAAATCAGACTCGCCGATGGTGTTTCAGACGACATCCAGATCAATGTCCTGCAGGCAGGTCAGGTCATCAAGGTCGCCGACCAGAAGTCGGGCTGGAAAATCGAACTCTCGACTGGCGAATACCAGTTACAGTTGAACGGCTCCAGCGACCGGATTCAACTCGACAAACACCAGATCCGAGTCTTGAGGGGACAGTCGGAAGTCGTCAGTATCACTCGGAAGCCTGAGACAACCCTGGCGAGGCAGGAGCCCGGGCAGCCATCCGTGCTGAAAAAAGAACAGCCAGATCTTACTGCCGATTTCAAATGGCCCGCAAAGACGAAAACGTCAAAAATTCAGGGGATTCTGAATGAGCCCGCCGTGTTTCCGGAAATCCCAGACTGGCAAATCCCGCTGACGGGAGTTCACAAACAGGCGCGTTTCAGTCCGGACGGGAAGTATTATCTTTCCAGCGATGGCAACAACTCACCAATCCTGACATTGACCCAGGTTGCCACAGGAGAGGAACTTCAGACTCATCAATCAATAAGATTCAACAAGTGGACCGCGGACAGTTGGTACTCCTGGTCGCCAGACAGCCGTTCCTACTGTCTGGTTACGAATCAAGGCGTGACTATCTCCTCGATCGATCCTACCCGAAAAGCAGTTCAAATCCCCATCAATATCCCTTTAGAGGGTAGAATCAGCAGCCTGGCCTGGCGCCCTGATGGACGCGACATTGCCGTCGCACTTTATCACGAGAATCATCGCAGTCAAATACGGCTCTATCATCCCGACGGTACTCCCGGAGACGTGCTCATTGATCAAAAATTAATGCGGACCGGGCAACCGCAACCTGCTTATTGGAAACTGGCCTGGTCTCCCGATTCCCATAATCTAATCGCCTGTAGCACAGGAAAGAATGCTGTGTTACACATCGATACACAGACGAATCAAATCGAACCCTGGTTACAAGATCATCCCTTCTCAATTCATCAGGCTGTATGGAGCCCCGATGGAAAGTCTATCGCATTTTCAGACGACAAACAGATTTTATTGGCATCTCCCCAGGGGGATATCCAGAAACGGCATACTTTGGCTAATCTCTGGGCGCATGAGTTGCTGTGGTCTCCTGATTCCGAGAGCTTACTCGTATTATCTAACTCCTCGTATCTGATTCCCCTAAAAGGAAAACCGGTCCCCTTTCGCAAAGCAGAATCAAACCTCAGGGACTACCTGCTGGCAGCGACACCGGGCAGAGACGGACAACGTATTCTGGCCTTGGATAATCTGCTTGAACTGCAGTGGTACGATTTCACAACAGGTGAAGCTCAAGCTGTCGTCGAACCTCCCTCAGCTACTGTTCCTGTCTGGGATTCCCGGGGAGATCTTCCAGTGCAAAATATGGTCTGGAATCGGCGAGGAACACAACTGGCAACGTTCAGTCGCTACAATACCACGTCCAGGCGTTCTCATATTCAGCTCTGGAATGCCGATGGAACCGGAGCGGAAACCGTGTCGATCCCCGGCTCTGCCGCACGAGTGGACTTTGACCCGCGCGGCGATCTCCTTACTATCGGAACAATAGAGGGGCGACTTTTTTCAGTGGTCCGGTCAACCCGATCAACCTCCTGCCGAAATCCTGGCTAA
- a CDS encoding leucine-rich repeat domain-containing protein, producing MSHHLLIPVCLTLSLLGQTADLSACENCIKKQTVAKLEQKIKILEGSGAPEQVIEQARKKLLEMKKLVVKEKKSILGYDAVSREFFVFLDGSLKQASGPWLDPQEILEMKTPFVNYSGPGIKVGNARWGAWDEAGNWRWYYREIDQKDVLNPNILKSGELPPWFIEDQRRAKRSISQSDNRSMTPQKTASLLSPAVSYLKHHKFFQVEFDNEENPRRITIKAPYTNPYPSKSEVRLAEIDFTQLRGLDGLRSLTLEGVNLYGRAEGLGFFPRLEALTLINTNISDQDRGRITTFTQLKTLRLENVHLGRHLNDLSTFRKLEKLALRNCGLDEDDVATLGSLTQLRELDLSGNSSLNDVALFHLRNLNQLEELKVASYYNRITEKGLQYLRQPRKLKTLDLIGCMLKADGLAAIGDVSSLETLNLKVYCPERVDAHFFDPLRHLKSLRELTLECRQLKGGEGLSSLSQLPELEALHLLQTKLQDEDIRWIANCNSLKALTLNSYEVTDQGVSSLGSLKQLESLNLDRCRLDGSGLVSLQQLHRLTDVSLNHTGVTDAVIPFLSSLSQLKRLTLENGRVSSATLESLKDLKKLSELNLTNCPVSDEICELLTQMSALRTLNLNKTKVSNIGLEGLQKATGLETLSLRRTKVTRQGVQQLRTVLADCQITF from the coding sequence ATGTCCCACCATTTACTGATACCTGTGTGCCTGACTCTAAGCCTACTGGGGCAGACCGCCGATCTGTCTGCCTGTGAGAACTGTATTAAAAAACAGACGGTCGCAAAACTGGAACAGAAAATCAAGATTCTGGAAGGATCGGGGGCACCTGAGCAGGTAATTGAACAGGCTCGGAAAAAACTGCTTGAAATGAAAAAGCTGGTGGTTAAAGAGAAGAAAAGCATACTCGGCTACGATGCTGTTTCCCGCGAATTTTTCGTATTTCTGGACGGAAGCCTGAAGCAGGCCAGTGGTCCATGGCTGGATCCGCAGGAAATTTTGGAGATGAAAACCCCCTTCGTGAATTATTCCGGTCCCGGTATCAAAGTGGGGAATGCGCGCTGGGGAGCGTGGGACGAAGCAGGAAACTGGCGCTGGTATTACCGGGAGATAGATCAGAAAGATGTTCTGAATCCGAATATCTTGAAGTCGGGGGAACTACCTCCCTGGTTTATCGAAGATCAACGACGCGCAAAACGATCAATTTCACAATCTGATAACAGATCTATGACACCACAAAAAACAGCCAGTCTTCTGTCACCAGCGGTTTCCTATCTGAAGCACCACAAGTTTTTTCAGGTGGAGTTTGATAACGAGGAGAACCCGCGGCGAATTACAATCAAAGCACCTTATACAAACCCGTATCCCAGCAAATCAGAAGTGAGACTGGCCGAGATTGATTTTACTCAGCTGAGAGGACTGGACGGACTGCGCTCATTGACATTGGAAGGAGTGAATCTCTACGGCAGAGCTGAGGGGCTTGGTTTCTTTCCACGCCTGGAAGCTCTCACTCTGATCAATACAAATATCAGCGATCAGGATCGGGGGCGGATTACGACATTCACTCAACTAAAGACACTTCGGCTGGAAAATGTTCATCTGGGGAGACACCTGAATGACCTGAGCACTTTCAGAAAACTTGAGAAGCTGGCGCTGCGAAATTGCGGACTCGATGAGGACGACGTGGCAACACTCGGCAGTCTGACCCAACTTCGAGAGCTGGATCTTTCGGGAAACTCATCATTGAACGACGTGGCCTTATTTCATTTACGAAACCTGAACCAGCTCGAAGAATTGAAAGTGGCTTCCTACTACAACCGGATCACTGAAAAAGGATTACAGTACTTGAGACAGCCTCGAAAACTGAAGACACTGGATCTGATCGGTTGCATGTTGAAGGCAGACGGGCTGGCGGCGATAGGTGATGTATCAAGTCTCGAAACACTGAATTTGAAAGTGTATTGCCCTGAACGTGTTGATGCACACTTTTTTGATCCACTTCGTCATCTGAAATCCTTAAGAGAGCTCACGCTCGAATGCAGGCAGTTGAAGGGCGGCGAGGGACTATCATCTCTGTCCCAGCTTCCTGAGCTGGAAGCGTTGCATCTGCTTCAGACAAAATTGCAAGATGAAGATATAAGGTGGATTGCTAACTGCAACTCATTGAAAGCGCTGACACTTAATTCATATGAGGTTACCGATCAGGGGGTCAGCTCTCTTGGTTCCTTGAAACAACTGGAATCGCTCAATCTGGATCGATGTCGACTGGATGGCAGCGGGCTGGTTTCGTTGCAACAGTTGCACCGGCTGACCGATGTTAGTCTAAATCATACCGGAGTAACGGATGCCGTAATTCCTTTTTTATCCAGCCTCTCTCAGTTGAAACGGTTGACTCTGGAGAATGGACGCGTTTCGTCCGCCACACTTGAGTCATTGAAGGATCTCAAGAAACTCTCCGAGCTCAATCTGACGAATTGTCCTGTTTCTGATGAGATTTGTGAGTTGCTCACCCAGATGTCAGCGCTGAGAACTCTGAATCTGAATAAGACCAAGGTAAGTAATATCGGACTGGAAGGACTGCAGAAGGCGACCGGTTTGGAAACACTCTCTCTCCGCCGGACGAAAGTAACCCGGCAGGGGGTACAGCAGCTGCGGACGGTATTGGCTGATTGTCAGATTACGTTTTAG
- a CDS encoding sigma-70 family RNA polymerase sigma factor: MYTHNIIRQNNSSSQIPDDNEVIPPLDHCPFMRYYSAAHPHVYRYIYSLVPRKADADEVMQETSVVLWQKFEEFQPDRDFTRWACGIARLVVLESLRKQRRFIVGFDEQLIKELSIRREERYELLEIRQEFLEECKEQLDQQDLNLLDRYYNSQESDVPPSMTRREKPCNHTVVALQWQERIGNELDGIRRRQRRFVHRLCHQFLVQTSYFM; the protein is encoded by the coding sequence ATGTATACCCACAATATCATTCGCCAAAATAATTCTTCGTCTCAAATACCTGATGACAATGAGGTAATACCTCCGCTCGATCATTGTCCGTTTATGCGATATTACTCAGCCGCACACCCTCATGTATACAGATATATCTATTCTCTGGTTCCCAGAAAAGCAGATGCCGACGAAGTCATGCAGGAAACATCTGTGGTTCTGTGGCAGAAATTTGAAGAGTTTCAGCCGGATCGCGATTTCACCCGCTGGGCTTGCGGGATTGCCCGTCTGGTTGTGCTGGAATCTCTGCGAAAGCAAAGACGCTTCATCGTCGGATTTGATGAACAATTGATTAAGGAACTCTCCATCCGTAGAGAAGAAAGGTATGAACTTCTGGAGATACGACAGGAGTTTTTGGAGGAATGCAAAGAGCAGTTGGATCAGCAGGACCTGAACCTGCTTGATCGGTATTACAACTCGCAGGAAAGTGACGTGCCCCCAAGTATGACACGCAGAGAAAAGCCATGCAACCATACCGTAGTGGCTCTTCAATGGCAGGAGCGCATTGGCAATGAATTGGACGGGATACGACGCCGTCAGCGACGATTCGTTCATCGACTTTGCCATCAGTTTTTGGTCCAGACATCTTATTTCATGTAA
- a CDS encoding RNA polymerase sigma factor — protein sequence MCTETNYNPTSLSLLERARGGDETAWEMIATIYAPLVYRWVSRYSLQSSDTTDILQNIFQTVHRKLDDFQHDQRCGSFRSWLKSITRSRVMDFFRARQKQDQAAGGTDAWQQLQAQPEVTSNPQELREEMAEVYHRALQILEQDFSDNVVKAFLRFEIDNVPASEVADELGMTRDAVYAAKKRVLNRLREELSGLL from the coding sequence ATGTGTACTGAAACGAATTACAACCCGACCTCCCTGAGCCTGCTGGAACGCGCCCGGGGTGGAGACGAGACGGCCTGGGAGATGATCGCCACGATTTATGCACCGCTGGTTTATCGCTGGGTATCTCGCTATTCTCTGCAGTCCAGTGACACGACCGACATCCTGCAGAACATTTTTCAGACAGTCCATCGGAAGCTGGATGATTTTCAACACGATCAGCGCTGTGGGTCTTTCCGCAGCTGGCTCAAATCGATAACCCGTTCTCGCGTGATGGACTTTTTCCGCGCACGACAGAAACAGGACCAGGCTGCCGGTGGTACTGACGCCTGGCAGCAGTTGCAGGCACAGCCGGAAGTGACGTCGAACCCGCAGGAACTGCGAGAAGAAATGGCCGAAGTCTATCATCGCGCCCTCCAGATTCTGGAGCAGGACTTCAGCGACAATGTCGTCAAAGCCTTCTTGCGGTTTGAAATCGATAACGTTCCCGCCAGCGAAGTTGCCGACGAACTGGGCATGACCCGCGACGCCGTATACGCAGCCAAAAAACGGGTCCTCAACCGACTGCGGGAAGAACTCTCCGGACTATTGTAA
- a CDS encoding arylsulfotransferase family protein, producing MKFNRDQAIRVLRRFLVLFFCVWGLVWLSIRAVEKQPNDRNIVDKFLLAAASVPETVKLWFSVKSTGLEHQEFVMNTEPGLARLGELSDIQQLNNHLYLLYYRYEGTDTGSVYLQNIKTGEVAHTWHVPLRKIFADIQGLKQEVKADFEAQEISVSLHKRLPNNLAAIRILSPIIGDDMSLIFHCGVLGYMYKLDKKSDLLWKSEELVHHSIELDDDGNIWTCSVDLRHSLAKNLRFREDAVLCLDAKGKRLHFYSLSDMFSNNGLLQTLLEATPATTMPDGPYRDPYHLNNVLPVKRDGKFWKKGDLFLSLRDKSAIVQFRPQDGSIVWYQQGPWLAQHDINIVNESTISVFNNNVSFTSWDWSDIQGGSSNIAFFNFSDKTTEYFGNGLFVSTTEGRQTQTVDDWILVEETNKGRYLFIDSLGNVHCQFYIPYHNEPSHAMSPNWARLYLKSGSEFLLQE from the coding sequence ATGAAGTTTAATCGCGACCAGGCAATCAGAGTTCTTCGACGCTTTCTGGTTCTGTTCTTTTGTGTTTGGGGGCTTGTCTGGCTGAGCATAAGAGCTGTCGAAAAACAGCCAAACGACCGAAACATCGTAGATAAATTCTTGCTGGCCGCCGCAAGCGTCCCTGAAACTGTGAAACTCTGGTTCTCTGTAAAATCGACCGGGCTGGAGCATCAGGAATTCGTGATGAATACAGAACCTGGTCTAGCCAGGCTGGGTGAACTCTCTGATATTCAACAACTGAACAACCACCTTTACCTGCTATATTACCGCTACGAAGGGACCGATACAGGTAGCGTTTATCTGCAGAACATCAAGACCGGTGAAGTGGCACATACCTGGCATGTTCCGCTACGGAAGATCTTCGCAGACATACAGGGGTTAAAACAAGAAGTGAAGGCCGATTTCGAAGCACAGGAAATCTCAGTCTCCTTACATAAACGGTTACCGAACAATCTCGCCGCGATTCGAATTCTTTCGCCGATTATCGGAGATGACATGTCCCTGATATTCCACTGCGGAGTACTGGGGTACATGTATAAGCTTGACAAGAAATCAGACCTGCTCTGGAAGAGTGAGGAGCTTGTTCATCATTCGATTGAACTGGACGACGACGGCAATATCTGGACTTGCTCCGTTGATTTGAGGCACTCACTCGCCAAAAACTTGCGATTTCGTGAGGACGCAGTGTTATGCCTTGATGCGAAGGGCAAGAGGCTCCATTTCTACTCACTGAGCGACATGTTTTCAAACAACGGTTTGCTTCAGACGCTGTTGGAGGCGACGCCGGCGACGACAATGCCAGACGGTCCCTACCGGGATCCGTACCATCTGAATAATGTGTTGCCCGTCAAGCGTGATGGTAAGTTTTGGAAGAAGGGAGATTTGTTTTTAAGTCTTCGCGATAAAAGTGCGATCGTTCAGTTTCGACCACAAGATGGTTCGATTGTGTGGTATCAACAGGGGCCTTGGCTTGCACAACATGATATCAACATCGTGAATGAGTCGACCATTTCGGTTTTCAATAATAACGTGAGCTTTACGTCCTGGGACTGGTCGGACATTCAAGGAGGGAGTAGTAATATTGCCTTTTTTAACTTTTCTGATAAGACCACAGAGTACTTCGGCAATGGTCTCTTCGTTTCGACAACTGAGGGGCGGCAAACGCAAACGGTAGACGATTGGATTCTGGTCGAAGAGACAAATAAGGGAAGATATCTCTTCATAGATTCTTTGGGCAACGTCCACTGCCAATTCTATATCCCGTACCACAACGAACCTTCACACGCCATGAGTCCAAATTGGGCGCGTTTATATCTCAAGAGTGGATCAGAGTTTCTATTGCAGGAGTAA
- a CDS encoding SGNH/GDSL hydrolase family protein codes for MAAAEKTASLQLTLPPTFYAVPGVEMNIYYDNIVLTETPEKYRFEVSCNIGTVEQDRWTITPTPSDVGQHPLSIKVTDANGANLGTAKTVLHVSAANSGFLRDTCRLLIIGDSLTNATTYSNEIARLLSTPGNPKWQMLGTHRPKSAAAGVAHEGYGGWTWQRFVSQYEPNPDGTNRKRSSPFVYVGKDGKPGLDFKRYFKEECNGNTPDVVIIMLGINDCFSAKQDAIDAKVDGMFTQSDILIKALQAAAPQAEVGICLTTPGNSRQEAFYANYKDRYSRWGWKKIQHRLVQRQIEKFAGREKQNLFIIPTELNLDVVNGYPVNNGVHPNKVGYQQIGVSIYSWLKSRLEE; via the coding sequence GTGGCCGCTGCAGAAAAAACAGCATCTCTGCAACTGACATTGCCGCCCACGTTTTATGCAGTGCCCGGAGTGGAGATGAATATCTACTACGACAACATCGTGCTGACCGAAACGCCAGAAAAATACCGGTTTGAAGTCAGTTGTAACATTGGCACGGTCGAACAGGACCGCTGGACCATTACACCGACACCGTCCGATGTTGGCCAGCATCCGTTGTCCATCAAAGTGACTGACGCCAACGGAGCGAACCTGGGAACAGCGAAAACAGTCCTGCATGTTTCAGCGGCCAATTCCGGTTTCCTCCGCGACACCTGTCGGTTGTTGATTATTGGTGACAGCTTAACAAACGCAACCACATACTCCAACGAAATCGCTCGACTTCTCTCAACACCCGGTAATCCGAAATGGCAGATGCTGGGAACACACAGACCGAAATCCGCCGCCGCAGGTGTCGCCCATGAAGGTTACGGTGGTTGGACCTGGCAACGGTTCGTTTCGCAGTACGAGCCCAACCCCGATGGTACCAACCGTAAACGCAGCAGCCCCTTCGTGTACGTCGGTAAGGACGGCAAGCCGGGCCTCGACTTCAAACGTTACTTCAAAGAAGAATGCAACGGCAACACGCCAGACGTTGTGATTATTATGTTGGGCATCAACGATTGTTTCTCAGCGAAACAGGACGCCATTGATGCAAAAGTCGATGGCATGTTCACCCAGTCTGATATCTTAATCAAAGCCCTGCAAGCTGCCGCGCCGCAGGCAGAGGTGGGAATTTGTTTGACCACGCCCGGGAATTCCCGCCAGGAAGCATTTTATGCCAACTACAAAGACCGCTACAGCCGTTGGGGCTGGAAAAAAATTCAACACCGGCTGGTGCAACGGCAAATCGAAAAATTCGCAGGCCGCGAAAAACAAAACCTGTTCATCATCCCCACTGAGTTAAACCTTGATGTCGTCAACGGCTATCCCGTCAATAATGGCGTCCATCCCAACAAGGTCGGTTACCAGCAAATCGGAGTGAGTATTTATTCGTGGTTGAAGTCTCGGCTGGAAGAATGA
- a CDS encoding pre-toxin TG domain-containing protein encodes MSKRMLMILAVFVSGWLPALSYADEKVDFYFRFLASYARSPDSIEKNVPAGAESFFRRHGVKNIHELRLGFNRAQLAELAQKLAEEYQRVLKNPRSMVRTNALELLHEFVRDLDPQLAARLPRPQRRQSSGVGPQNAIEDSIKVNQQTMGLGQAAINQGYILGESQGQLRMPKVTRPRNPTPGSFADRFRNRMPDQLGNDLGKQTGQLLDLDSLPQLPALDLASRPATIRNPEPREGFEFNEGGFLTPDANFEPDPPGSETEMAQADQSTNPNDMQTTESNQIKGKYDDPELNQIYEDFQELKNSKASNEEQHAAQPETPMKEFPDIPYQQQNDPEPDLESDLLVERPEFVKPPLETATASSIIKKGFEEVAKTLTKTDIPINAYEAYSGYDLITGEPLSPMERVGRGAEVAVDLASRGYGGAAVGALVGSAGGPITLAAGAVVGAVAGEVIIKGGKKVYKWLNP; translated from the coding sequence ATGTCGAAACGAATGCTGATGATTCTGGCTGTCTTTGTATCTGGCTGGCTGCCTGCCCTGAGTTATGCTGATGAAAAGGTCGATTTTTATTTTCGCTTTTTAGCCAGCTATGCCCGGTCACCCGACAGTATCGAGAAGAATGTACCCGCTGGGGCAGAGAGTTTTTTCAGGCGTCATGGCGTGAAAAACATTCATGAGCTGCGTCTTGGATTCAACCGCGCGCAGCTTGCTGAATTAGCACAGAAATTAGCGGAAGAGTATCAGCGTGTCTTAAAAAATCCACGATCGATGGTCCGTACAAATGCCCTGGAGCTTTTACATGAGTTTGTCAGGGACCTGGATCCGCAGCTCGCTGCCCGTCTTCCTCGACCACAACGTCGTCAATCCTCTGGTGTTGGACCTCAAAATGCGATTGAAGACAGTATCAAAGTCAATCAGCAGACGATGGGACTGGGACAGGCGGCCATCAACCAGGGATATATTCTGGGAGAATCCCAGGGACAACTGCGAATGCCGAAAGTCACTCGTCCACGCAATCCAACGCCGGGCAGTTTTGCTGATCGTTTTCGAAATCGCATGCCCGATCAGTTGGGCAACGATCTGGGAAAACAGACCGGCCAACTGCTGGATCTGGATTCACTTCCCCAATTGCCGGCTCTCGACCTGGCTTCCCGTCCCGCCACGATTCGAAATCCAGAACCGAGGGAAGGCTTTGAATTCAACGAGGGGGGATTTCTTACCCCCGATGCGAATTTTGAGCCTGATCCGCCGGGCAGTGAAACGGAGATGGCACAAGCTGACCAGTCCACAAACCCGAATGATATGCAAACAACGGAATCAAATCAGATCAAAGGGAAATATGATGATCCGGAATTGAATCAAATCTATGAAGACTTTCAGGAATTGAAAAACAGCAAAGCTTCCAATGAAGAGCAGCATGCTGCTCAACCCGAAACTCCGATGAAAGAGTTTCCAGACATCCCGTATCAACAGCAGAATGACCCTGAGCCAGATTTGGAGTCGGACCTGCTTGTCGAACGACCCGAATTTGTCAAACCACCGCTAGAAACGGCAACGGCGAGCAGCATCATAAAAAAAGGTTTTGAAGAAGTCGCTAAGACGCTGACTAAAACAGACATCCCAATTAATGCTTATGAAGCATATTCCGGATATGACTTGATTACGGGTGAACCATTATCCCCCATGGAACGAGTCGGGCGTGGTGCAGAAGTTGCTGTCGATCTAGCTTCAAGAGGATATGGTGGTGCTGCAGTAGGAGCATTGGTGGGATCAGCTGGTGGGCCAATTACTTTAGCTGCGGGAGCAGTTGTCGGAGCTGTTGCTGGAGAAGTAATCATCAAAGGCGGCAAGAAAGTATACAAGTGGCTGAATCCCTAA